One Qipengyuania gaetbuli genomic region harbors:
- a CDS encoding hydrolase yields MKPDFAPQALLDAVDRDTMLREVQDWAAINTGTANIAGLDRMAGVLADAFSVLPGDVELVDPAPVTAISAEGREFEKPHGRHMVLRVRPEAERRFVLTGHMDTVFPAEHPFQEVRWLDDDTINGPGTADMKGGLDVILHALKLFETTEGAARVGYDVMINSDEETGSLASRGLIEELARGKYAALTYEPSALPDGTLAHARGGTGNYSITITGRSAHAGRNPHEGRNAIVAASDLVLRIKALEARDITVNPAKIEGGSANNVVPDLAVLRFNIRPKSTDAMNRFDGELGAILRMIEAEHEVGVHCHGGVTRPPKPVDAKAQALFDLVKECGAQLGQQIGWQPSGGVCDGNNIAATGVPVVDTMGVRGGAIHSPDEYMIVPSLRERAALSALVLAKLSTGDHL; encoded by the coding sequence ATGAAACCGGATTTTGCCCCGCAAGCCCTGCTCGACGCCGTCGATCGCGACACCATGCTGCGCGAGGTACAGGACTGGGCTGCGATCAATACCGGCACTGCCAATATCGCAGGTCTCGACCGGATGGCAGGCGTGCTCGCCGACGCCTTCAGCGTGCTGCCCGGAGATGTGGAGTTGGTCGATCCGGCCCCGGTCACGGCAATCAGTGCCGAGGGGCGCGAATTCGAAAAACCCCATGGCCGCCACATGGTGCTTCGCGTCCGGCCCGAGGCGGAGCGCCGTTTCGTCCTGACCGGCCACATGGACACGGTCTTTCCAGCCGAACATCCTTTCCAGGAAGTCCGCTGGCTAGACGACGATACCATCAACGGCCCCGGCACGGCGGACATGAAGGGCGGGCTCGACGTCATCCTCCACGCGCTCAAGCTGTTCGAGACGACCGAGGGGGCCGCACGCGTCGGCTACGACGTCATGATCAACTCGGACGAGGAAACCGGCAGCCTCGCCAGCCGCGGACTGATCGAGGAGCTGGCGCGGGGCAAATATGCCGCGCTGACCTACGAACCCTCCGCCCTGCCCGACGGCACGCTGGCCCATGCGCGCGGCGGAACGGGCAATTACTCGATCACCATCACCGGACGCTCCGCCCATGCCGGGCGCAATCCGCACGAAGGACGCAATGCCATCGTCGCCGCGTCGGATCTCGTGCTGCGGATCAAGGCGCTCGAGGCCCGGGACATCACTGTCAATCCGGCCAAGATCGAAGGCGGCAGCGCGAACAATGTCGTACCCGACCTTGCGGTTCTGCGCTTCAATATCCGGCCCAAGTCGACCGATGCCATGAACCGCTTCGACGGCGAGCTTGGCGCCATCCTGCGCATGATTGAGGCCGAGCACGAGGTCGGCGTGCATTGCCACGGTGGCGTCACCCGCCCGCCCAAACCGGTCGACGCGAAAGCGCAAGCCCTGTTCGATCTCGTCAAGGAATGCGGGGCGCAGCTCGGCCAGCAGATCGGCTGGCAGCCGAGCGGCGGCGTGTGCGACGGAAACAATATCGCCGCCACCGGCGTGCCCGTGGTCGACACCATGGGCGTGCGCGGCGGCGCCATCCATTCACCGGACGAATACATGATCGTCCCCTCGCTGAGGGAGCGCGCGGCACTGTCCGCCCTCGTCCTGGCGAAGCTTTCCACCGGAGACCATTTGTGA
- the rsmA gene encoding 16S rRNA (adenine(1518)-N(6)/adenine(1519)-N(6))-dimethyltransferase RsmA, giving the protein MADLPPLREVIARHGLSASKALGQNFLFDEQLLDRIAAIPGDLSGKQVLEVGPGPGGLTRALLRAGARVTAIEMDRRCLPALAELGEAFPGQLRVIEGDALKIDHAELMGGEPFAVLSNLPYNVGTALFVRWLVGEEWPPLWTSLTLMFQQEVAQRIVAPAGGSAYGRLAVLAQWRAEAKMAMKVHRSAFTPPPKVMSAIVHVTPGTMPEGVSARVLERLTEAAFGQRRKMLRQSLKGVSGAVEALEAIGIDPQRRAETLSVAEFVGLTRALTN; this is encoded by the coding sequence ATGGCTGACCTGCCCCCCTTGCGCGAAGTCATTGCGCGCCACGGCCTTTCCGCATCGAAGGCGTTGGGCCAGAACTTCCTGTTCGACGAGCAATTGCTCGACCGGATCGCGGCCATCCCCGGCGACCTTTCCGGCAAGCAGGTTCTCGAAGTCGGTCCCGGCCCCGGCGGCCTGACCCGCGCCCTCCTGAGAGCCGGAGCGCGCGTCACTGCCATCGAGATGGACCGCCGGTGCCTTCCCGCGCTTGCCGAACTGGGCGAGGCGTTTCCGGGCCAGCTACGCGTCATCGAAGGCGACGCGCTGAAGATCGACCATGCCGAATTGATGGGCGGCGAACCCTTCGCGGTCCTGTCGAACCTGCCCTATAACGTGGGCACCGCGCTGTTCGTGCGCTGGCTCGTTGGCGAGGAATGGCCGCCGCTCTGGACCAGCCTGACGCTGATGTTCCAGCAGGAAGTGGCCCAGCGTATCGTCGCACCAGCAGGCGGTTCGGCCTACGGCCGTCTTGCCGTGCTCGCCCAGTGGCGCGCGGAGGCGAAGATGGCGATGAAGGTCCACCGCAGCGCCTTCACCCCGCCGCCAAAAGTGATGAGCGCCATCGTCCATGTAACGCCCGGCACCATGCCCGAGGGCGTCTCCGCCCGCGTGCTCGAACGGTTGACGGAAGCTGCCTTTGGCCAGCGCCGCAAGATGCTGCGCCAGAGCCTCAAGGGCGTGTCAGGCGCGGTCGAGGCGCTCGAGGCGATCGGCATCGATCCCCAGCGACGGGCAGAAACGCTGTCGGTCGCGGAGTTCGTCGGACTGACGCGCGCGCTGACGAACTAG
- a CDS encoding malate synthase G, with the protein MTEYVTRAGIEIDPALATFIETDVLAPLGRDAGAFWQGFAALLGEFAPRNRALLAKRDDLQAKIDAWHKDRAGQKVDQAEYQAFLREIGYLVVEPGEFAIGTQNVDPEIATMAGPQLVVPILNARFLLNAANARWGSLYDAFYGTDVLDAPPARPGSYDEERGVAVIAAGRSFLDEALPLVDQSWVDLANEHDGKLKDESQWVGHTEKGLLFRSNGLHIEVQFDRDHPVGRTDKAGISDIVLEAALTTIADCEDSVAAVDAEDKLVAYTNWLGIIRGDLSESFEKGGRTLTRMLSGDKVYTGPDGEERKLPGRSLMFVRNVGHLMTNPAMRWDGMEIPEGIMDAVVTSAIGAHDVEGLGKYGNSRCGSIYIVKPKMHGPEECGFTNDLFDAVEDLLGLPRHTIKVGVMDEERRTSANLAACIHAVKDRIVFINTGFLDRTGDEIRTSMRAGAMMRKGEMKSSAWLKAYEARNVGIGLRHGLSGRAQIGKGMWAAPDLMGQMMIEKIGHLRAGANTAWVPSPTAATLHAIHYHREDVFAIQQGLGDVPALDDLLTIPLAEGTNWSEAEIREELDNNCQGLLGYVVRWIDQGVGCSKVPDINDVGLMEDRATLRISSQHIANWLLHGVISEAQVMDSLRRMAAKVDGQNAGDPFYEPLLQNEDGPAFSAARDLIFKGVEQPSGYTEPLLHAWRREKKAR; encoded by the coding sequence ATGACAGAATACGTGACGCGCGCCGGTATCGAGATCGACCCGGCGCTGGCCACCTTCATCGAAACCGATGTCCTTGCCCCGCTCGGGCGGGATGCAGGCGCTTTCTGGCAGGGTTTTGCCGCGCTGCTCGGCGAATTCGCGCCCCGCAACCGGGCGCTGCTGGCAAAGCGCGACGATTTGCAGGCGAAGATCGATGCATGGCACAAGGACCGTGCCGGCCAGAAGGTCGACCAGGCCGAATATCAGGCCTTCCTGCGCGAGATCGGCTACCTTGTCGTCGAACCGGGCGAGTTCGCCATCGGGACGCAGAACGTCGATCCCGAAATCGCCACCATGGCAGGGCCGCAGCTGGTCGTACCGATCCTCAACGCCCGCTTCCTGCTCAACGCCGCGAATGCACGCTGGGGCAGCCTTTACGATGCCTTTTACGGTACCGATGTGCTCGATGCGCCGCCCGCCAGGCCTGGCAGCTATGACGAGGAACGCGGCGTAGCGGTGATCGCTGCCGGGCGCAGCTTCCTCGACGAGGCTCTGCCGCTGGTCGACCAGAGCTGGGTCGATCTGGCCAACGAGCACGACGGCAAGCTCAAGGACGAAAGCCAGTGGGTCGGGCATACCGAAAAGGGCCTGCTGTTCCGCAGCAACGGCCTCCACATCGAGGTCCAGTTCGACCGTGACCACCCGGTCGGCAGGACCGACAAGGCAGGCATTTCCGACATCGTCCTGGAAGCCGCGCTGACCACCATCGCGGACTGCGAGGATTCGGTCGCGGCGGTCGATGCAGAGGACAAGCTCGTCGCCTATACCAACTGGCTCGGCATCATTCGCGGCGACCTGTCGGAAAGCTTCGAAAAGGGCGGCCGGACGCTCACGCGCATGCTGTCGGGGGACAAGGTCTACACCGGACCGGATGGCGAGGAGCGCAAGCTGCCCGGTCGCAGCCTCATGTTCGTGCGCAACGTGGGCCATTTGATGACCAATCCCGCCATGCGCTGGGACGGCATGGAAATCCCCGAGGGCATCATGGATGCTGTCGTCACCAGCGCCATCGGCGCGCACGATGTCGAAGGGCTGGGCAAGTACGGCAACAGCCGCTGCGGCTCGATCTACATCGTGAAGCCCAAGATGCACGGGCCGGAGGAATGCGGTTTCACCAACGACCTGTTCGACGCGGTTGAGGACTTGCTCGGCCTGCCGCGCCACACGATCAAGGTCGGGGTGATGGACGAGGAACGCCGCACTTCGGCGAACCTCGCCGCCTGCATCCATGCGGTGAAAGACCGCATCGTATTCATCAATACCGGCTTCCTCGATCGCACCGGCGACGAGATCCGCACCTCGATGCGTGCCGGAGCGATGATGCGCAAGGGCGAGATGAAGTCCTCCGCCTGGCTTAAGGCCTATGAAGCGCGCAATGTCGGTATCGGCCTGCGTCACGGGCTGTCGGGCCGCGCGCAGATCGGCAAGGGCATGTGGGCCGCGCCCGACCTCATGGGACAGATGATGATCGAGAAGATCGGCCATCTGCGCGCAGGTGCCAACACTGCCTGGGTGCCGAGCCCGACTGCAGCGACGCTCCACGCGATCCACTATCACCGCGAGGACGTGTTCGCGATCCAGCAGGGGTTGGGCGACGTGCCCGCTCTCGACGATCTCCTCACCATTCCGCTGGCAGAGGGTACCAACTGGTCCGAGGCGGAAATCCGCGAGGAACTGGACAACAATTGCCAGGGCCTGCTCGGCTACGTCGTGCGCTGGATCGACCAGGGCGTGGGCTGTTCCAAGGTGCCCGACATCAACGACGTCGGCCTGATGGAAGACCGCGCGACGCTGCGCATTTCCAGCCAGCACATCGCCAACTGGCTGCTTCACGGTGTCATCTCCGAAGCGCAGGTGATGGACAGCCTGCGCCGCATGGCCGCCAAGGTCGACGGACAGAACGCGGGCGACCCGTTCTACGAACCGCTGCTGCAGAACGAGGACGGTCCGGCCTTCAGTGCGGCTAGGGACCTCATCTTCAAGGGCGTCGAACAGCCGAGCGGCTATACCGAGCCGCTCCTCCACGCTTGGCGACGGGAGAAAAAGGCGCGATAA
- a CDS encoding DUF2189 domain-containing protein yields the protein MEATTDAPIAPVRVARNLGFSDLAAALKAGFADFIACPQYGLFFASIYVGAGLFLAVALFQWGEPLWLIPAFAGFPLVAPFTAVGLYEVSRRREAGEPVKWGAVLGAIRGKGDEQLIMMGGIVFVAFSFWMIIAHGIFAIFMAESGVGESLEAFTTPAGMAMLAVGTLVGAILALAFYAVTVMSLPMLVDREVDFLTAIITSLAAFRSNRPMLIIWAAIIAIALMAAMIPAFLGLLVLLPVFGHATWHLYRRTVRDAD from the coding sequence ATGGAAGCGACAACAGACGCGCCGATTGCACCGGTCAGGGTAGCCAGGAACCTGGGATTTTCCGATCTCGCGGCGGCCCTGAAAGCCGGCTTCGCGGACTTCATCGCCTGCCCACAATATGGCCTCTTCTTCGCCTCCATCTATGTAGGCGCGGGCCTGTTCCTCGCCGTGGCCCTGTTCCAGTGGGGCGAGCCTCTGTGGCTCATTCCCGCCTTTGCCGGATTTCCGCTGGTGGCGCCTTTTACCGCGGTCGGCCTCTACGAAGTCAGCCGCAGGCGCGAGGCGGGCGAGCCGGTGAAATGGGGCGCCGTCCTCGGCGCGATCCGGGGCAAGGGCGATGAACAGCTCATCATGATGGGCGGCATCGTCTTCGTGGCCTTCAGCTTCTGGATGATTATCGCCCACGGTATCTTCGCGATCTTCATGGCGGAATCGGGCGTCGGGGAATCGCTGGAGGCGTTCACGACTCCTGCCGGCATGGCGATGCTGGCGGTCGGCACGCTTGTCGGCGCAATCCTCGCGCTGGCATTCTACGCGGTGACGGTCATGAGCCTGCCGATGCTGGTCGACCGGGAAGTCGATTTCCTGACGGCGATCATTACCAGTCTTGCCGCATTCCGGTCCAACCGGCCGATGCTGATTATCTGGGCGGCGATTATCGCCATTGCGCTGATGGCTGCGATGATCCCGGCATTTCTGGGCCTGTTGGTCCTGCTGCCGGTTTTTGGGCACGCGACCTGGCACCTTTACCGCCGCACCGTGCGCGACGCGGACTAG
- the pdxA gene encoding 4-hydroxythreonine-4-phosphate dehydrogenase PdxA gives MGDPAGIGPEIIAAAWSNRRAEGLAPFFVTGGAGVLGAAAHSRGLSVPVERIARPEYAAQVFDRALPVLGLEDAPFRPGQPDEGGARLALQSLEQATGLALRGEAGAVVTAPIAKGELARVGFDHPGQTEYLAAACGLDQRDAVMMLAGPSLRAVPLTVHCALSEVPDRLSEDLICHRARIVHASLKRDFGIENPRLAVCGLNPHAGEDGRFGDEEQRIIAPAVARLRAEGLEVTGPHPGDALFTPRARKSYDAALAMYHDQALIPLKALDFDEGVNVTLGLPIVRTSPDHGTAFDIAGKRLADPGAMIAALRMAGEMARRRAAHG, from the coding sequence TTGGGCGACCCTGCGGGGATCGGGCCGGAAATCATCGCCGCAGCCTGGTCTAACCGCCGGGCAGAAGGACTTGCGCCCTTCTTCGTGACGGGCGGTGCAGGCGTGCTTGGTGCCGCAGCGCATTCACGCGGCCTTTCGGTGCCGGTAGAGCGGATCGCGAGGCCGGAATATGCGGCGCAGGTTTTCGACCGGGCGCTGCCTGTGCTCGGGCTTGAGGACGCACCTTTTCGCCCAGGCCAGCCTGACGAAGGCGGCGCGCGCCTTGCCCTGCAGTCGCTGGAGCAGGCGACCGGGCTGGCCCTTCGCGGCGAGGCAGGCGCAGTCGTCACCGCACCGATAGCCAAGGGCGAACTGGCCCGCGTGGGTTTCGACCATCCGGGCCAGACGGAGTATCTTGCCGCCGCCTGCGGGCTCGACCAGCGCGATGCGGTGATGATGCTGGCCGGCCCGAGCCTGCGCGCCGTACCGCTGACCGTCCATTGCGCACTGTCCGAAGTGCCGGATCGGCTGAGCGAGGACCTCATCTGCCACCGCGCGCGCATCGTCCACGCTTCTCTCAAACGCGATTTCGGCATCGAAAACCCGAGGCTGGCGGTCTGCGGCCTCAACCCACACGCAGGCGAGGACGGACGGTTCGGCGACGAGGAACAGCGAATCATCGCGCCGGCCGTCGCCCGCCTGCGCGCCGAAGGGCTCGAAGTGACCGGTCCGCACCCCGGCGATGCACTGTTCACGCCCCGCGCGCGCAAGTCCTATGACGCGGCGCTCGCCATGTATCACGACCAAGCGCTTATCCCGCTCAAGGCGCTCGATTTCGACGAGGGCGTCAATGTGACACTCGGCCTGCCGATCGTGCGCACCAGCCCCGACCATGGCACCGCCTTCGACATCGCGGGCAAGCGCCTGGCCGATCCCGGCGCGATGATCGCAGCGCTGCGGATGGCGGGTGAAATGGCACGCAGGCGCGCCGCGCATGGCTGA
- a CDS encoding peptidylprolyl isomerase, whose translation MNAKLLAKYCGAAAPVAAALAFAASPAGLLAQASVTANTLDLPQQVTMLTNPDPNVRKATAVVNGHVITGTDLDQRVALLVDASRGEMSPEEMQRVRAQVLRNLIDETLQIQAAEAEDIKIEQAEIDQTYARLAAQNERPLAEMDSYLRSIGSAPASLKRQIHGELAWQRLLRQKVAFFVNVSAEEVNELMQRLEASKGTEEYRLGEIYLSATPENQAAVEANAMKIVEQLRQGGSFVAYARQFSEASTAAVGGDLGWIRLPQLKNAQLEAVAREMQPGQLVGPIAIPGGYSILYLIEKRQVLTADPRDAMLSLKQIQIQFDPNATQAQNEAKLQGFLQGLETMRGCGSANEIADSIGASVVDNDQLRARALPEQLQQLILNLNIGEMTPPFGDAKDGVRVLMLCGRDDPEVQAGPDFDTLMQQIEDERINRAAQRYLRDLRNDAYIEYN comes from the coding sequence GTGAACGCAAAACTGCTTGCCAAATATTGCGGCGCTGCCGCACCGGTCGCCGCCGCACTTGCCTTCGCTGCCAGCCCGGCAGGACTGCTTGCGCAAGCCAGCGTGACCGCGAACACGCTCGACCTGCCGCAACAGGTCACCATGCTGACCAATCCCGACCCGAACGTCCGCAAGGCGACCGCGGTGGTGAACGGCCACGTCATCACCGGCACCGATCTCGATCAGCGCGTGGCGCTGCTCGTCGATGCGAGCCGGGGCGAGATGTCGCCCGAGGAAATGCAGCGCGTGCGCGCACAGGTCCTGCGCAATCTCATCGACGAGACCCTGCAAATCCAGGCTGCCGAAGCCGAGGACATCAAGATCGAGCAGGCGGAAATCGACCAGACCTACGCCCGTCTCGCCGCGCAGAACGAACGCCCGCTCGCGGAAATGGACAGCTACCTGCGCTCCATCGGCTCCGCGCCGGCCTCGCTCAAGCGCCAGATCCACGGCGAACTCGCCTGGCAGCGCCTGCTGCGCCAGAAGGTCGCTTTCTTCGTGAACGTGTCGGCCGAAGAAGTGAACGAGCTCATGCAGCGCCTCGAAGCCTCGAAGGGCACCGAGGAATACCGCCTTGGCGAAATCTATCTCTCGGCAACGCCTGAAAACCAGGCCGCGGTCGAAGCCAACGCGATGAAGATCGTGGAGCAGCTGCGCCAGGGCGGCAGCTTCGTCGCCTATGCGCGCCAGTTCTCCGAAGCGTCCACCGCTGCCGTTGGCGGCGACCTTGGCTGGATCCGCCTGCCGCAGCTCAAGAATGCACAGCTCGAAGCGGTTGCGCGGGAAATGCAGCCCGGCCAGCTGGTCGGCCCGATTGCCATCCCCGGCGGCTATTCGATTCTCTACCTGATCGAGAAGCGCCAAGTGCTCACCGCCGATCCGCGCGACGCGATGCTGAGCCTGAAGCAGATCCAGATCCAGTTCGACCCGAACGCCACCCAGGCGCAGAACGAAGCCAAGCTGCAGGGTTTCCTGCAGGGCCTCGAAACCATGCGCGGTTGCGGCAGCGCGAACGAGATCGCGGATTCGATCGGTGCCAGCGTGGTCGACAACGACCAGCTGCGTGCCCGCGCGCTTCCCGAGCAACTCCAGCAGCTGATCCTCAACCTCAACATCGGCGAGATGACCCCGCCCTTCGGCGATGCGAAGGACGGTGTGCGCGTGCTCATGCTGTGCGGCCGGGACGATCCGGAAGTGCAGGCAGGGCCGGACTTCGACACGCTGATGCAGCAGATCGAGGACGAGCGTATCAACCGCGCCGCGCAGCGTTACCTGCGCGACCTGCGCAACGACGCCTATATCGAATATAATTGA